In the genome of Fulvivirga maritima, one region contains:
- a CDS encoding alpha-amylase, translating into MKNVRLKFSGILLLMSIIISSCSDPVTEQQSPVEKDDTPITTNNSQARLPGLGGGVLMQAFYWDVPAGGVWYDSIKAKIPSWDAAGISAIWLPPVSKAQNGPYSMGYDPADYFDFGDYNQHGSVQTRFGNKAELVSLINTAHSYNIDVYADIVLNHNSGGALESNPYTGTNTYTDFNPASGKFYRSASDFHPNSYASNDEGIFGGFPDLSHSAPYVQDWLWNRADGVGKYYRDSLGFDGWRFDYVKGFGGWVVKEWMDNVGGFAVGEYWDGNAQLLQDWVNATNRTSSAFDFACYYKMDEAFDGNDLTKLQDDMFWKRDAYKAVTFVTNHDTDIIWDKMHAYAYIMTHEGYPTVFYNDFEQWLDKDKLINLIWIHNNKAVGSTSIQYADNDEYIARRNGSPGLIVYLNDSNSWVERWVDTNWSSTTIKDYTGNSTWQPTTQADSWVKIQCPPNSYTIWSPL; encoded by the coding sequence ATGAAAAATGTAAGATTAAAATTTTCAGGAATACTGCTCTTAATGAGCATTATTATTAGCAGCTGTTCCGACCCAGTTACAGAACAACAATCGCCTGTTGAGAAAGATGATACACCTATCACCACTAACAACTCACAAGCTCGTTTACCAGGACTTGGTGGTGGCGTTCTGATGCAAGCCTTTTATTGGGATGTGCCAGCGGGAGGTGTGTGGTATGATTCAATCAAAGCTAAAATCCCCAGTTGGGATGCGGCAGGAATATCCGCCATATGGCTTCCTCCAGTAAGTAAAGCTCAAAACGGCCCTTATTCCATGGGCTATGATCCCGCAGATTATTTTGACTTTGGCGATTACAACCAACATGGATCTGTTCAAACACGATTTGGCAATAAAGCAGAACTAGTATCGCTCATTAATACTGCTCATAGTTACAATATAGATGTCTATGCTGATATTGTTTTAAACCATAACAGCGGCGGAGCACTAGAATCTAACCCTTATACCGGCACCAATACTTATACGGACTTTAATCCGGCCTCTGGTAAGTTCTACAGATCAGCCAGCGACTTCCACCCTAACAGCTATGCCTCTAATGATGAGGGCATCTTTGGAGGCTTCCCTGACTTAAGTCATTCCGCTCCCTATGTCCAGGACTGGCTATGGAATAGAGCAGATGGCGTGGGCAAGTATTACAGAGATTCATTAGGCTTTGATGGCTGGCGATTTGACTACGTTAAAGGCTTTGGCGGCTGGGTGGTTAAAGAATGGATGGACAACGTAGGAGGATTTGCAGTAGGTGAATACTGGGACGGAAATGCACAGCTATTACAAGATTGGGTTAACGCTACTAACAGAACCTCATCAGCCTTTGACTTTGCCTGTTATTATAAAATGGACGAGGCCTTTGATGGCAATGATCTCACGAAGCTTCAAGATGATATGTTTTGGAAAAGAGATGCTTACAAAGCTGTTACTTTTGTTACCAACCATGACACAGATATCATTTGGGATAAAATGCATGCTTATGCTTATATTATGACGCATGAAGGCTATCCCACTGTGTTTTACAACGATTTTGAGCAATGGCTAGATAAAGACAAGCTAATTAACCTTATCTGGATTCATAATAACAAAGCTGTAGGATCTACTTCTATTCAATACGCTGATAACGACGAATACATTGCCAGAAGAAATGGATCTCCTGGACTTATCGTTTATCTCAACGACTCTAACTCATGGGTAGAACGATGGGTAGATACCAATTGGAGCAGCACAACTATTAAAGACTACACTGGCAACTCTACGTGGCAGCCAACCACACAGGCTGACAGTTGGGTGAAAATTCAATGTCCACCTAACAGCTATACCATCTGGTCTCCTTTATAA
- a CDS encoding MerR family transcriptional regulator, with amino-acid sequence MPYKEKIIEKKYYAIGEVAQMFNVATSLIRFWETEFDIIKPKKNRKGNRQFTKDDIENVRLIYHLVKERGFTLQGAKDILKSDSDAVKDKMDMIDSLTKVKEFLMELKQQIP; translated from the coding sequence ATGCCTTACAAAGAAAAAATAATAGAGAAAAAATACTATGCTATTGGTGAAGTAGCACAAATGTTCAATGTGGCTACATCTCTAATCCGATTCTGGGAAACTGAATTTGACATCATCAAACCAAAGAAGAACAGAAAAGGAAACAGGCAATTCACTAAAGATGACATAGAAAATGTAAGGTTGATTTATCACCTGGTGAAAGAAAGAGGCTTTACACTACAGGGCGCTAAAGACATACTTAAAAGTGACTCTGATGCTGTAAAAGACAAGATGGACATGATAGACTCCTTAACCAAAGTGAAAGAATTTTTGATGGAATTAAAACAACAGATACCATAA
- a CDS encoding CapA family protein produces the protein MKAKLHPVLSFLLVVFFLSACKVAQKSSSTQSQAPAIDSTAIAVQDTTILEPDTVAVVEGQDSVELQAHRLLKDTVSIIGVGDIMMGTNFPETWYLPPNEGKDLLKEVNPILQNADVTFGNLEGVILDEGGNPKYCKDPKVCYIFRSPEYLAQNLVTAGFDVMSTANNHAGDFGDPGRKNTMRVLDSLNIHHAGQTVRPYSTFMLDGMKYGFAAFSPNTGTMSINNVAAAQKIVAHLDSISDIVIVSFHGGAEGSKYQHVTRKNEYFYGENRGNVYLFAHEMINAGADVIFGHGPHVTRAVEVYNDRFIIYSLGNFCTYARFNLRGDNGLAPIVKVFTDSEGKFLKAQVTPVIQKAPGGPSIDKQKRIITKLQELTAEDFPESQIKIDDSGLINYIKN, from the coding sequence ATGAAAGCAAAATTACACCCGGTTCTATCGTTTCTTTTAGTTGTCTTTTTTTTAAGTGCGTGTAAAGTAGCTCAAAAGTCAAGCTCCACCCAATCACAGGCTCCGGCAATAGACTCTACAGCTATTGCAGTTCAGGATACCACCATTCTTGAGCCTGACACTGTGGCTGTGGTTGAAGGGCAAGATTCTGTAGAGCTACAGGCTCACAGGTTATTAAAGGACACTGTTTCCATAATAGGCGTTGGAGACATTATGATGGGCACCAACTTTCCTGAAACATGGTACCTACCTCCTAATGAAGGGAAAGATCTGCTAAAAGAAGTAAACCCCATTTTACAAAATGCCGATGTGACATTCGGTAATTTGGAGGGAGTAATTTTGGATGAAGGAGGAAATCCTAAATATTGCAAAGACCCTAAGGTCTGCTATATATTCAGGTCTCCTGAGTACCTGGCCCAAAACCTTGTCACGGCTGGTTTCGATGTGATGAGCACGGCTAATAACCATGCTGGAGATTTTGGTGACCCCGGAAGAAAAAATACTATGCGAGTTCTTGATTCGCTCAACATTCACCATGCAGGTCAAACAGTACGCCCCTACTCTACTTTTATGCTTGATGGTATGAAGTACGGTTTTGCAGCCTTCTCACCCAACACAGGCACTATGAGTATAAACAATGTAGCTGCTGCTCAAAAGATAGTAGCTCATTTAGACTCTATTAGTGACATTGTAATTGTTAGCTTCCATGGCGGAGCAGAGGGTAGCAAGTACCAACACGTAACTAGAAAGAATGAATATTTCTATGGAGAGAACAGAGGTAACGTTTACCTTTTCGCCCATGAAATGATCAATGCTGGGGCGGATGTTATTTTTGGTCACGGACCGCATGTCACCCGGGCTGTTGAAGTTTATAACGATCGTTTTATAATCTACAGCTTAGGCAATTTTTGCACCTATGCCAGGTTTAACTTAAGGGGAGATAATGGTTTGGCCCCTATTGTCAAAGTTTTTACTGACTCAGAAGGTAAATTTTTAAAAGCTCAGGTTACTCCGGTTATTCAAAAAGCACCAGGAGGGCCTTCTATTGACAAACAGAAGCGTATCATCACTAAGTTACAAGAGCTTACCGCAGAAGATTTCCCAGAATCTCAAATAAAAATTGACGATAGTGGTTTAATTAATTATATTAAAAACTAA
- a CDS encoding tetratricopeptide repeat protein, translated as MKTKNEMKYLLTVLLAIGFIPLAMSQSAKEFTEKGKSLYEKREYMQAVISFNSAIEKDPDYYQAYYMRGMIKEAFGDLHGAMKDFNTCLEKNDRFPDAYYSRGNIKFKLQDYYGAIADYTSTIEFDGDRLEAYYKRGQAKQQLEAYQDAINDCSKIIELNSRNVDAYYLRGILRLDFGQVQQGCLDLSKAGELGDLKAYDVIKEKCNTKIYQEN; from the coding sequence ATGAAAACTAAAAACGAAATGAAATATTTACTAACAGTACTGTTGGCTATAGGTTTTATACCTCTTGCCATGTCTCAGAGCGCGAAAGAATTTACAGAAAAGGGTAAATCTCTTTATGAGAAACGTGAGTACATGCAGGCGGTAATCAGCTTTAATTCTGCTATTGAAAAAGACCCTGACTATTATCAGGCATATTATATGAGAGGTATGATCAAAGAGGCATTTGGTGATTTACATGGTGCCATGAAGGATTTTAATACCTGTTTAGAGAAAAATGATAGGTTTCCAGATGCATATTATTCAAGAGGAAATATAAAGTTTAAGTTACAAGATTATTACGGAGCAATCGCAGACTATACTTCTACCATAGAATTCGATGGAGATAGATTAGAGGCGTATTATAAAAGGGGGCAAGCAAAGCAACAATTAGAAGCATATCAGGATGCAATAAATGATTGCTCCAAGATAATCGAACTGAACTCAAGAAATGTAGATGCTTATTACTTAAGAGGAATACTAAGATTGGATTTCGGCCAGGTACAACAAGGCTGTTTAGATCTTAGCAAGGCCGGCGAATTGGGAGATTTGAAAGCCTATGATGTAATTAAGGAAAAGTGTAATACCAAGATATATCAAGAAAATTAA
- the dprA gene encoding DNA-processing protein DprA, which produces MNQERLSQLALNFIPGLGSYSIKQLVSYAGSAHHVFNLPKAKLLKIPGIGKVIADSILNHQAFARAEEELKRTEAESVKILLHTDQEYPKRLRQINDAPSLLYYKGTADLNTARIVSIVGTRNATPYGKEITEELVKELARHQALVVSGLAYGIDIQAHKSSLKYQVPTIGVMASGINIIYPAMHKETAFKMQEIGGLLTEHALDTKPDPHKFPARNRIIAGMSDATIIIEAAKKGGALITADIANSYNKDVFALPGKVTDPFSEGCNNLIKQNKAHLLTSITDLEYIMNWEEKDDVKEGSHITLEDFTQEEQLIISELNKESNAILIDNLSWRTNISINRLSSLLLNLEFQGIIKSLPGKRYQVTKSVY; this is translated from the coding sequence ATGAATCAGGAACGTCTGTCACAGCTGGCTTTAAATTTCATCCCCGGCCTGGGGAGCTATTCTATAAAGCAATTAGTCAGTTATGCAGGCTCTGCCCATCATGTTTTTAATCTTCCAAAAGCTAAACTGCTCAAAATACCAGGCATAGGTAAAGTTATAGCTGACTCCATTCTTAACCATCAGGCCTTTGCCAGAGCTGAAGAAGAGCTGAAGCGCACAGAAGCCGAAAGTGTTAAAATTCTACTACATACCGACCAAGAATACCCCAAAAGGCTAAGACAAATTAATGATGCTCCCTCCCTACTCTATTACAAAGGAACAGCTGACTTAAATACAGCCAGAATAGTATCTATAGTAGGTACCCGAAACGCTACTCCTTACGGAAAAGAAATCACCGAAGAGCTGGTAAAAGAGCTCGCTCGGCATCAGGCACTAGTAGTAAGCGGATTGGCCTATGGCATAGATATTCAAGCGCATAAATCATCACTAAAATATCAGGTCCCAACTATAGGGGTAATGGCAAGTGGCATTAATATTATATACCCAGCCATGCATAAGGAAACGGCCTTTAAAATGCAGGAAATAGGAGGCCTACTTACAGAGCATGCTTTAGACACCAAGCCCGACCCTCATAAGTTTCCTGCAAGAAACCGCATTATAGCGGGTATGTCTGACGCCACTATTATTATTGAAGCAGCTAAAAAAGGTGGCGCTTTGATCACTGCAGACATAGCCAATAGTTATAACAAAGATGTATTTGCACTACCAGGAAAAGTGACCGATCCATTTTCTGAAGGGTGCAATAATCTTATAAAACAAAACAAAGCACATTTACTCACCAGTATTACTGATCTGGAATATATCATGAACTGGGAAGAGAAAGATGATGTAAAAGAAGGAAGCCACATTACTCTTGAAGACTTTACACAAGAGGAGCAACTGATTATTTCAGAATTGAATAAAGAAAGCAATGCTATATTGATCGACAACCTCAGCTGGCGAACTAATATTTCCATTAACCGCTTGTCATCATTATTACTCAATCTGGAATTTCAGGGGATCATTAAATCATTACCAGGAAAAAGATATCAAGTAACAAAAAGTGTATACTGA
- a CDS encoding J domain-containing protein, translating to MYTENYYRVLGLTPAATQGEIKATYRRLAKKYHPDLNVGDKMTEEKFKRISIAYSILSDPNKKKAFDLTLQPVEAFTNSYSSYKKSTFRSNTRKYYPGEKINNTRTTIFILLGMGLFLYLLLVGISRLSSEQNYAEGMEHLKHKQFNDAIDSFEYAIWALGSKSSEACTKISEIYLYHWNHYPLALKYCDQALEYTSDQQKLAQIYYLRAMTHKKMEQYEEAIKDLSIAENNGYAKDSIYKELGSIYTYNLKQYLSGHKAFSDFVNLQATSEIGWFGKAWCEQHLNLYHEAIESYSMVININPHGGNSYYYRGVNETIIEDNDNACKDFAKAKSMGVPLADERYELYCSN from the coding sequence GTGTATACTGAAAATTATTATCGTGTACTGGGATTAACTCCTGCTGCCACTCAAGGCGAGATCAAGGCCACTTATAGACGGTTGGCTAAGAAATACCATCCTGATCTAAATGTAGGAGATAAAATGACTGAAGAGAAGTTTAAGCGGATAAGTATAGCCTATTCAATACTTTCTGATCCCAACAAAAAAAAGGCATTTGACCTTACACTTCAACCTGTAGAAGCATTTACTAACAGCTATTCCAGTTATAAAAAGTCTACCTTCCGCTCTAATACAAGAAAGTATTACCCTGGAGAGAAAATCAACAACACCCGCACCACTATATTCATTTTATTAGGAATGGGTCTATTCTTGTACCTTTTGCTTGTAGGCATATCTCGCTTGTCATCAGAACAAAATTATGCAGAAGGCATGGAGCACTTAAAACACAAACAATTTAATGATGCCATCGATTCTTTTGAGTACGCCATCTGGGCCCTTGGTAGCAAATCTTCTGAAGCCTGCACTAAAATCAGCGAAATATACCTTTATCATTGGAATCACTACCCACTGGCATTAAAGTACTGTGATCAAGCCTTAGAGTATACATCAGACCAGCAAAAGCTAGCTCAGATCTATTATTTAAGAGCTATGACTCATAAAAAGATGGAACAGTATGAAGAGGCTATCAAAGATTTATCCATTGCAGAAAATAACGGCTATGCTAAAGATAGTATTTACAAGGAGTTAGGCTCCATTTATACTTATAACCTTAAACAGTATTTATCAGGGCATAAGGCCTTTTCAGATTTCGTTAATCTACAAGCCACTTCAGAAATAGGTTGGTTTGGAAAAGCCTGGTGTGAGCAACACCTGAACTTATACCATGAGGCTATTGAAAGCTATTCTATGGTTATCAATATTAATCCTCATGGAGGCAATAGCTACTACTACCGCGGAGTGAATGAAACAATAATAGAAGATAATGATAATGCTTGCAAAGATTTTGCAAAAGCTAAAAGTATGGGTGTGCCGCTAGCCGATGAACGGTATGAACTCTACTGTTCTAACTAG